From Acidihalobacter aeolianus, a single genomic window includes:
- the glnL gene encoding nitrogen regulation protein NR(II) produces MKILKLPLRMVPTEAEILDNLTTAILYFDSGLILRRLNPAGEMLLEHSAQNVIGSPAELLFPGDETFIDALREAVATAHPLTEREKLLHLPGHRQTNVDCTITPWIIGEQVDGVMLELSHIDRQLRITREKRLLSQQSTARELLRGLAHEIKNPLSGLRGAAQLLERELIADDLREYTRIIVAEADRLRSLVDRMLGPNSRPRMGLGNIHEVLERARQLVNVDLPPGIELTTDYDPSIPELTFDRDMIFQAVLNIVQNAAHAVGDSGEILLRTRITRNHTIGNERHRLVAVIHIVDDGPGVPEGMLDRIFYPMVSGRPDGTGLGLAISQSLITQHGGLIECQSRPGHTQFTILLPLGNDT; encoded by the coding sequence ATGAAGATACTGAAGCTACCCCTGCGCATGGTTCCGACAGAAGCCGAGATACTCGACAACCTGACCACCGCGATTCTCTATTTCGATAGCGGGCTGATTCTGCGCAGGCTGAACCCCGCGGGTGAGATGCTGCTCGAACACAGCGCACAGAACGTCATCGGCAGTCCGGCAGAATTGCTGTTCCCTGGAGACGAGACGTTCATCGATGCCCTGCGCGAGGCCGTCGCAACCGCCCACCCGCTGACCGAACGCGAGAAACTGCTGCATCTGCCTGGTCACCGTCAGACCAATGTCGACTGTACGATCACCCCATGGATCATCGGTGAGCAGGTCGATGGCGTGATGCTCGAACTCAGCCACATCGACCGCCAGTTGCGCATCACCCGCGAGAAGCGGCTACTCAGCCAACAATCCACGGCACGCGAGCTGCTTCGCGGCCTGGCGCACGAGATCAAGAACCCGCTGAGCGGTCTGCGCGGTGCAGCGCAGCTGCTGGAGCGCGAGCTCATCGCGGATGATCTGCGCGAGTACACACGCATCATCGTCGCCGAGGCAGATCGCCTGCGCTCGCTGGTCGACCGCATGCTGGGCCCCAACAGCCGGCCGCGTATGGGCTTGGGCAACATACATGAAGTCCTGGAACGTGCACGGCAACTGGTCAACGTCGACCTGCCACCCGGAATCGAGCTGACTACCGATTACGACCCCAGCATTCCCGAACTGACCTTCGACCGCGACATGATCTTCCAGGCGGTACTCAACATCGTGCAGAACGCCGCGCATGCGGTAGGCGACTCGGGTGAAATTCTTCTCCGCACGCGGATCACCCGCAACCATACGATCGGCAACGAACGCCACCGCCTCGTCGCTGTGATTCATATCGTGGACGACGGCCCCGGCGTGCCCGAAGGCATGCTCGACCGTATCTTCTACCCCATGGTCTCAGGCCGCCCTGACGGCACCGGTCTGGGGCTTGCCATCTCGCAATCACTGATCACCCAGCACGGAGGATTGATCGAATGTCAATCTCGGCCCGGGCACACACAATTCACCATACTGCTCCCTCTGGGGAACGACACATGA
- a CDS encoding DUF4124 domain-containing protein, producing the protein MKRLAVMLCLLLFAASAQATIYRWINAQGNVVFSDTPPTNGKAQVLQLNNSLITVPAPQTSAPSAPPATSRTQRQTPVYRSLTITSPTNGQAIRANNGDISISLNLTPTLLPGDRIHLFMDGVEVYSGTSTQIPLNNVNRGTHTAYAAVVTQTGLTAIRSQGVSFTVLRHSILFHPPKATIHP; encoded by the coding sequence ATGAAGCGCCTCGCCGTCATGCTGTGCCTGTTGCTATTCGCCGCCTCGGCACAGGCGACGATCTATCGCTGGATCAATGCCCAAGGCAACGTGGTCTTCTCCGACACCCCGCCGACTAACGGCAAGGCACAGGTACTCCAACTGAACAACTCGCTGATTACTGTCCCAGCACCGCAGACTTCAGCGCCATCAGCCCCCCCGGCCACATCCCGCACGCAACGCCAGACACCCGTCTATCGATCGCTTACGATCACATCGCCTACCAATGGACAGGCCATTCGCGCCAACAACGGTGACATCAGTATCTCGCTCAACCTGACCCCGACATTGCTGCCAGGCGATCGCATTCATCTGTTTATGGACGGCGTAGAGGTCTACAGCGGCACTTCGACACAAATCCCGCTAAATAACGTTAACCGCGGCACGCACACCGCCTATGCCGCCGTCGTCACCCAGACGGGGTTAACGGCTATACGCTCCCAGGGTGTCAGCTTTACCGTACTGCGCCATTCCATACTGTTCCATCCGCCCAAGGCAACGATTCATCCATAG
- the glnA gene encoding glutamate--ammonia ligase: protein MSPNDVLNMMKEHDVKYVDFRFTDTRGKEQHVSVPAHTIDESLFEDGKMFDGSSIAGWKGIEASDMILMPEADTAVIDPFFNETTLILRCDIIEPATMQGYERDPRSIAKRAEAYLKSTGIADTAYFGPEPEFFVFDDIRWGASMQGAFYKIDSDEAGWNSEKVFEEGNVGHRPGVKGGYFPVPPVDSLQDLRSAMCLVLEEMGVPTEVHHHEVATAGQCEIGTQFNTLVKRADWNQVLKYVVHNVAHNYGKTATFMPKPLVGDNGNGMHVHQSLAKDGVNLFAGDLYGGLSETALFYIGGIIKHAKAINAITNASTNSYKRLVPGFEAPVMLAYSARNRSASIRIPWVSSPKARRIEVRFPDSTGNPYLAFAAMMMAGLDGIQNKIHPGDAMDKNLYDLPPEEEKKIPQVCYAFDQALRALDEDRAFLTAGGVFTDDAIDAYIELKMEEVTRLRMTTHPIEFDMYYSI from the coding sequence ATGTCCCCGAATGACGTTCTCAACATGATGAAGGAACACGACGTCAAATACGTCGATTTCCGCTTTACCGACACCCGAGGCAAGGAACAGCACGTGAGCGTGCCGGCGCACACGATCGACGAGTCTCTATTCGAGGATGGCAAGATGTTCGACGGCTCCTCGATCGCCGGCTGGAAGGGCATCGAGGCCTCCGACATGATCCTGATGCCCGAGGCCGATACCGCCGTTATCGATCCCTTTTTCAACGAAACCACCCTGATCCTGCGCTGCGACATCATCGAACCCGCCACCATGCAGGGTTACGAACGCGACCCGCGTTCCATCGCCAAGCGTGCAGAGGCCTATCTCAAGTCCACCGGTATCGCCGACACCGCCTATTTCGGTCCCGAGCCCGAATTCTTCGTATTTGACGATATTCGCTGGGGCGCGAGCATGCAGGGCGCGTTCTACAAGATCGACTCCGATGAAGCAGGCTGGAACTCCGAGAAGGTGTTCGAGGAAGGCAACGTGGGTCACCGTCCCGGCGTGAAGGGCGGCTACTTCCCGGTGCCCCCGGTCGACTCCCTGCAGGACTTGCGTTCGGCCATGTGCCTGGTCCTCGAGGAAATGGGCGTGCCGACCGAAGTACACCACCATGAGGTGGCCACCGCCGGTCAGTGCGAGATCGGCACCCAGTTCAACACCCTGGTCAAGCGCGCCGACTGGAATCAGGTCCTCAAGTACGTGGTGCATAACGTCGCCCACAACTACGGCAAGACCGCCACCTTCATGCCGAAGCCCCTGGTCGGCGACAACGGCAACGGCATGCACGTTCACCAGTCGCTCGCCAAGGACGGTGTGAACCTGTTTGCCGGCGATCTGTACGGCGGCCTATCCGAGACCGCGCTGTTCTACATCGGCGGCATCATCAAGCACGCGAAGGCGATCAACGCCATCACCAACGCCTCGACCAACAGCTACAAGCGCCTGGTCCCCGGCTTCGAAGCGCCGGTCATGCTCGCCTACTCGGCCCGCAACCGTTCGGCCTCGATCCGTATTCCGTGGGTCTCCAGCCCGAAGGCGCGCCGCATCGAGGTTCGCTTCCCCGATTCGACCGGCAACCCCTACCTGGCCTTCGCCGCGATGATGATGGCGGGCCTGGACGGCATCCAGAACAAGATCCATCCTGGCGATGCCATGGACAAGAACCTGTACGACCTGCCGCCCGAAGAGGAGAAGAAGATTCCTCAGGTCTGCTACGCCTTCGATCAGGCGCTGCGTGCGCTCGACGAGGATCGCGCCTTCCTGACGGCAGGTGGCGTGTTCACGGACGACGCCATCGACGCCTATATTGAACTCAAGATGGAGGAAGTCACCCGCCTGCGGATGACCACCCACCCCATCGAGTTCGACATGTACTACAGCATCTGA
- a CDS encoding cation diffusion facilitator family transporter: MEITDVSSADARFSAMRRVTLVGSLVNLTVSCVQIAGGLLTHSQALTADGLHTLSDLASDIVVLLAAKHGSQDADDEHPYGHRRIETLGSVIVGLALMAVAAGIAAQAFDHLLQPQHGPGPEPIALAFAALAIIAKESLYHYTIAVANRVKSNLLRANAWHHRSDVMSSLIVFAGIGGTLLGFAHLDAIAAIVVAVMILRIGWQLASGGVSELIDTGLDSEEIEEIRKAILTHDGVKNLHMLRTRRMGGEALADVHILVNPRISVSEGHQIGETVRNYLIEHFENIADVTIHVDPEDDEQEANCAHLPLREALLAALRAQWKDIPAAERLENVHLHYLNGRVHLELFMPLHAPSETANDISEQLVTASKRLPEIGEVTVYFRCESTILARTQNYTHHFSA, encoded by the coding sequence ATGGAAATCACCGACGTCTCCAGCGCCGATGCCCGCTTCAGCGCCATGCGCCGAGTCACTCTGGTTGGGTCCCTGGTCAATCTTACGGTTTCGTGTGTGCAGATCGCCGGCGGTCTGCTCACGCACTCGCAGGCGCTCACCGCGGACGGTCTACACACGCTGTCCGACCTCGCGAGCGACATCGTCGTATTACTGGCCGCCAAACACGGCAGCCAGGATGCCGACGACGAACACCCCTACGGGCATCGCCGCATCGAGACCCTGGGCTCGGTGATCGTCGGCCTCGCCCTGATGGCCGTCGCCGCCGGCATCGCCGCTCAGGCCTTCGACCACCTACTCCAACCTCAGCATGGACCGGGGCCGGAACCCATTGCGCTGGCCTTCGCGGCACTCGCGATCATCGCCAAGGAATCGCTCTACCACTACACAATCGCCGTCGCCAACCGGGTCAAATCCAACCTGCTCAGGGCCAACGCCTGGCATCACCGCTCAGACGTCATGTCGTCGTTGATCGTGTTCGCCGGCATCGGCGGCACCCTGTTAGGCTTCGCCCACCTCGATGCCATCGCGGCGATCGTCGTGGCCGTGATGATCCTGCGCATCGGCTGGCAGCTCGCATCCGGCGGGGTGAGCGAACTGATCGACACCGGTCTCGACAGCGAGGAAATCGAAGAGATTCGCAAGGCCATTCTGACGCATGACGGGGTCAAGAACCTGCACATGCTGCGCACCCGACGCATGGGTGGCGAGGCACTGGCCGACGTACACATCCTGGTGAATCCGCGCATCAGCGTCTCCGAAGGCCACCAGATCGGCGAGACAGTACGCAACTACCTGATCGAGCACTTCGAAAACATCGCAGACGTCACCATCCACGTGGATCCGGAGGATGACGAGCAAGAGGCAAACTGCGCCCACCTCCCCCTGCGTGAGGCATTGCTTGCAGCCCTACGCGCACAGTGGAAAGATATCCCGGCTGCCGAAAGACTGGAAAACGTTCATCTGCACTACCTGAACGGGCGAGTTCACCTCGAACTGTTCATGCCACTGCATGCACCGTCCGAGACAGCTAACGATATTTCGGAGCAACTCGTCACAGCGAGCAAGCGCCTGCCCGAAATTGGCGAAGTCACGGTGTACTTTCGCTGCGAAAGCACTATTTTGGCGCGCACTCAAAATTATACGCACCATTTCAGTGCGTAA
- a CDS encoding sulfurtransferase TusA family protein codes for MAEHELDARRLLCPMPVIRVQERIAKLESGDMLRVYCTDPGALLDIPAWCRVHGHRVLESGEHAGEVTLLIAVSGPAEDTH; via the coding sequence GTGGCCGAACACGAACTCGACGCACGCCGCCTGCTGTGTCCGATGCCCGTGATTCGGGTCCAGGAGCGCATCGCAAAGCTGGAGTCCGGAGACATGCTGCGCGTGTACTGCACAGACCCCGGCGCTCTGCTCGACATCCCCGCCTGGTGCCGGGTGCACGGTCATCGCGTATTGGAAAGCGGGGAACACGCAGGCGAAGTCACGTTGCTAATCGCCGTATCCGGGCCAGCTGAAGACACGCACTGA
- a CDS encoding tRNA (5-methylaminomethyl-2-thiouridylate)-methyltransferase, which translates to MHDPQTAMTQRKAVALISGGLDSMLASRAIQAQGVHVEGINFFTGFCVEGHTHAIRRRSPEKPKRNNALWVAEQLGIKLHIIDIVEEYKDVVLNPRHGYGAHMNPCLDCKIFMLGKAREWMAEHGFDFIITGEVIGQRPKSQRKATLPIVARESGTEDRLLRPLCAKNLAPTLPEREGWVDRAQLFNFSGRSRKPQIALAESYGFDEYAQPAGGCCFLTDESYSRKLGDLWEHRGERRYDLDDIMLLKIGRHLRPRPHFKLIVSREEGESRFLEGYRRQFTHLQTTSHNGPLALIDGVDALDAEDLTLAAQVVARFSQGRDADWVDVAVAHPGEEARTLRVAPLSADAVPDAWYV; encoded by the coding sequence TTGCACGACCCACAGACAGCGATGACCCAGCGCAAGGCGGTAGCCCTCATTTCCGGCGGACTCGATTCCATGCTCGCGTCGCGTGCGATCCAGGCGCAGGGCGTGCATGTCGAGGGCATCAACTTCTTCACCGGTTTCTGCGTTGAAGGGCACACCCATGCCATTCGCCGACGCAGCCCTGAAAAACCCAAGCGCAACAACGCCCTGTGGGTGGCCGAGCAGCTCGGTATCAAGCTCCATATCATCGACATCGTGGAAGAATACAAGGATGTGGTGCTGAATCCGCGACACGGTTACGGCGCGCACATGAACCCTTGCCTCGACTGCAAGATCTTCATGCTCGGCAAGGCGCGCGAGTGGATGGCGGAGCACGGCTTCGACTTCATCATCACCGGCGAAGTGATCGGTCAACGCCCCAAGTCCCAGCGCAAGGCGACCCTGCCAATTGTGGCGCGGGAATCGGGTACCGAGGACCGCCTGCTGCGCCCGCTGTGCGCCAAAAACCTCGCACCGACGCTCCCGGAGCGCGAAGGCTGGGTCGACCGCGCACAACTGTTCAATTTCTCCGGACGCTCGCGCAAGCCGCAGATCGCACTGGCTGAAAGCTATGGTTTCGACGAATACGCCCAGCCCGCCGGGGGCTGCTGCTTCCTCACCGACGAGAGCTACTCGCGTAAGCTCGGCGACCTGTGGGAGCACCGCGGCGAGCGACGCTACGACCTCGACGACATCATGCTGCTCAAGATCGGCCGCCATCTGCGCCCGCGCCCGCACTTCAAGCTGATCGTCTCGCGGGAAGAGGGCGAATCCCGCTTTCTGGAAGGCTACCGCCGCCAGTTCACGCACCTGCAGACGACCAGCCACAACGGACCGCTGGCCCTGATCGACGGCGTCGACGCGCTCGATGCCGAGGATCTGACCCTGGCCGCACAAGTGGTCGCCCGCTTCAGCCAGGGTCGCGACGCGGATTGGGTGGACGTTGCCGTCGCACACCCCGGCGAAGAGGCGCGCACCCTGCGAGTGGCACCGCTGTCCGCCGACGCAGTCCCCGACGCCTGGTACGTCTGA
- the glyQ gene encoding glycine--tRNA ligase subunit alpha, producing the protein MTSYDVSTFQSLIRTLQDYWSGQGCVILQPYDMEMGAGTFHPATFLRAVGPEPWRVAYAQPSRRPTDGRYGENPNRLQHYYQFQVALKPSPDDIQDIYLGSLRAMGVDPLVHDIRFVEDNWESPTLGAWGLGWEVWLNGMEVSQFTYFQQVGGLDCRPVTGEITYGLERIAMYLQGVESIYDLVWTRGPQGTVTYGDVFRQNEVEQSYYNFEQANVDALFAWFDNCEAESTRLIEAGLPLPAYEQMLKASHTFNLLDARQAISVTERQRYILRVRTLSRAIAEAYYAAREALGFPLAADGAEVSHD; encoded by the coding sequence ATGACCAGCTACGATGTTTCCACGTTTCAGTCTCTGATCCGGACCTTGCAGGATTACTGGTCCGGCCAGGGCTGCGTGATCCTGCAGCCCTACGACATGGAGATGGGGGCCGGCACCTTCCATCCCGCGACCTTCCTGCGCGCGGTCGGGCCCGAGCCCTGGCGTGTCGCCTATGCACAGCCCTCGCGGCGTCCCACCGACGGGCGTTACGGCGAGAACCCCAACCGTCTGCAGCACTACTATCAGTTCCAGGTCGCGCTCAAGCCCTCGCCCGACGACATTCAGGATATCTACCTCGGTTCCTTGCGCGCCATGGGTGTGGACCCGCTGGTGCACGACATCCGTTTCGTCGAGGACAACTGGGAATCGCCCACGCTGGGCGCCTGGGGGCTGGGCTGGGAGGTCTGGCTCAACGGCATGGAGGTGAGCCAGTTCACCTACTTCCAGCAGGTCGGCGGGCTGGACTGTCGGCCGGTGACCGGCGAGATCACCTATGGCCTTGAGCGTATCGCGATGTATCTGCAGGGCGTCGAGAGTATTTACGACCTGGTCTGGACGCGTGGGCCACAAGGCACGGTCACCTACGGCGACGTGTTCCGTCAGAACGAGGTCGAGCAGTCGTACTACAACTTCGAGCAGGCCAATGTCGACGCGTTGTTCGCCTGGTTCGACAACTGCGAGGCGGAAAGCACCCGCCTCATCGAGGCCGGACTGCCGCTGCCGGCCTACGAGCAGATGCTCAAGGCCTCGCACACCTTCAACCTGCTCGACGCGCGGCAGGCGATCTCGGTTACCGAACGCCAGCGCTACATCCTGCGCGTGCGCACCCTGTCGCGGGCCATCGCCGAGGCCTATTACGCGGCCCGCGAGGCGCTCGGCTTCCCGCTGGCGGCCGACGGTGCGGAGGTGAGCCATGATTGA
- the glyS gene encoding glycine--tRNA ligase subunit beta, translating to MIEARADLLIEIGTEELPPGSLRTLADTLADEVAARLADAGIGGGARHVYATPRRLAVHIEDVPLMQPDRRIERRGPALAAAFDGEGRPTKAAEGFARSVGLTVDALERLETDKGAWLCAYLDEPGRAAVELVPEILTASLGKLPIAKRMRWGAGEAEFVRPVHWVVLLLGEQPIEAEILGVRSGRETRGHRAHHPGALYVADPAAYAPLLRSEGHVLPDFAERRTAIRAQVEALAAELGGSAMLDEDLLDEVAALVEWPVAIAGGFEARFLDVPQEALITTMIDNQRYFPVLDADGRLMAHFITVANIESRDPAQVRTGNERVIRPRLHDAEFFWQQDRRTPLVERRKALKGMVFQKQLGTLYDKSERLATLAGAIASRLGADPECGRRAGELAKCDLVTAMVFEFTDLQGVMGRYYARHDGELQVVAEAIEDQYRPAHAGDSLPDGAIGQALSLAEKLDTLVGIFAIGQRPTGTKDPFALRRAAFGVVRILIECDLELDLYELLMLAAAGLADRVDSGPVVEEVFAYIMDRLTAYYADRDIPADVVDAVLTCRPTRLGDLDRRVLAVQQFRALPEAESLAAANKRIRNILRQSETEASGKVRVDMLVEPAERALHEALTAAEAVVEPLFAAGRYAQALTHLASLREPVDAFFDGVMVMAEDAEVRNNRIALLTRLYDLFLRAADISRLQSAG from the coding sequence ATGATTGAGGCCCGCGCCGACCTGCTGATCGAGATCGGCACCGAGGAGCTCCCGCCCGGCTCGCTGCGCACGCTGGCCGACACCCTCGCCGACGAGGTGGCAGCACGGCTTGCCGACGCCGGCATCGGCGGCGGCGCGCGGCATGTCTATGCGACCCCGCGACGCCTCGCCGTGCACATCGAGGATGTGCCGCTGATGCAGCCCGACCGCCGCATCGAGCGGCGCGGTCCGGCGCTGGCCGCCGCCTTCGACGGCGAAGGTCGTCCGACCAAGGCGGCCGAGGGCTTCGCCCGTTCGGTCGGCCTCACGGTCGATGCGCTGGAGCGTCTGGAAACCGACAAGGGCGCCTGGTTGTGCGCCTATCTCGACGAGCCCGGTCGGGCGGCGGTCGAACTGGTGCCCGAAATCCTCACGGCCTCACTGGGTAAGCTGCCCATCGCCAAGCGCATGCGCTGGGGGGCGGGCGAGGCCGAATTCGTGCGCCCGGTGCACTGGGTCGTATTGCTGCTCGGCGAACAGCCGATCGAGGCCGAGATTCTCGGCGTGCGCAGCGGTCGGGAGACGCGAGGCCACCGGGCGCACCATCCGGGTGCGCTGTATGTCGCGGACCCGGCCGCCTATGCACCGCTGCTGCGCAGCGAGGGCCACGTGCTGCCCGATTTCGCCGAGCGGCGCACCGCAATCCGGGCGCAGGTCGAGGCCCTGGCAGCCGAACTCGGCGGCAGCGCAATGCTCGACGAGGACCTGCTCGACGAAGTCGCCGCACTGGTGGAATGGCCGGTCGCCATCGCCGGCGGCTTCGAGGCGCGCTTCCTCGACGTGCCGCAGGAGGCGCTGATCACCACCATGATCGACAACCAGCGCTACTTCCCAGTGCTCGACGCCGACGGTCGCCTGATGGCGCACTTCATCACCGTGGCCAACATCGAGAGCCGCGACCCGGCGCAGGTGCGTACCGGCAACGAGCGCGTCATCCGCCCGCGCCTGCACGACGCGGAATTCTTCTGGCAGCAGGACCGACGCACACCGCTGGTCGAGCGCCGCAAGGCGCTCAAGGGCATGGTGTTCCAGAAGCAGTTGGGTACCCTGTACGACAAGAGCGAACGGCTGGCGACCCTGGCCGGGGCGATCGCCAGCCGACTGGGCGCCGATCCCGAATGCGGCCGGCGCGCTGGCGAGCTGGCCAAGTGCGATCTCGTGACCGCCATGGTGTTCGAATTCACCGACCTGCAGGGCGTGATGGGACGCTACTACGCGCGCCACGACGGCGAGCTTCAGGTCGTAGCCGAGGCCATCGAGGATCAGTACCGCCCCGCGCACGCCGGCGACAGCCTGCCGGACGGCGCGATCGGCCAGGCCCTGTCGCTGGCCGAGAAGCTCGATACCCTGGTCGGGATCTTCGCGATCGGGCAGCGGCCGACCGGCACCAAGGACCCCTTCGCCCTGCGTCGCGCCGCCTTCGGCGTGGTGCGCATTCTCATCGAGTGCGACCTTGAGCTAGATCTGTACGAGCTGCTTATGCTGGCTGCCGCTGGCCTGGCAGACCGGGTCGATTCGGGACCGGTGGTGGAGGAGGTGTTCGCCTACATCATGGATCGTCTGACCGCCTACTACGCCGACCGCGACATTCCGGCCGACGTGGTCGACGCCGTGCTGACCTGTCGGCCGACGCGTCTGGGCGACTTGGACCGCCGCGTGCTCGCCGTGCAGCAGTTCCGTGCGCTGCCCGAGGCGGAGAGCCTGGCTGCGGCGAACAAGCGCATCCGCAACATCCTGCGACAGTCGGAAACGGAAGCGTCCGGCAAAGTTCGCGTCGATATGCTCGTCGAGCCGGCCGAACGCGCCCTGCACGAAGCACTGACCGCGGCCGAAGCCGTCGTTGAACCGCTGTTCGCGGCTGGTCGCTATGCCCAGGCATTGACGCACCTGGCGTCACTGCGCGAACCGGTGGACGCCTTCTTCGACGGCGTCATGGTCATGGCCGAGGACGCCGAGGTACGGAACAACCGCATTGCCCTGCTCACGCGGTTGTACGATCTGTTCCTGCGCGCTGCCGACATCTCGCGGCTGCAGTCGGCGGGCTGA
- the gmhB gene encoding D-glycero-beta-D-manno-heptose 1,7-bisphosphate 7-phosphatase yields MKLIVLDRDGVINKDSDDYVKSPDEWVPIPGSLEAIARLNRAGYQVVVATNQSGIARGLFDVETLAAMHEKMHRLLAAHGGRIDAVFFCPHGPDRRCRCRKPSPGLFEEIGRRYGADLGGVPAVGDSLRDIEAALAVGAQPMLVRTGKGGRTIESGKLPADVAIFDDLAQVAETLVSTGAEA; encoded by the coding sequence ATGAAACTGATCGTGCTCGACCGCGACGGCGTCATCAACAAGGACTCGGACGACTACGTGAAGTCACCGGATGAGTGGGTGCCGATTCCGGGTAGCCTGGAGGCCATCGCGAGGCTCAACCGTGCCGGCTATCAGGTGGTCGTCGCGACCAATCAATCCGGCATCGCACGCGGCCTGTTCGACGTCGAGACCCTCGCTGCGATGCACGAAAAGATGCACCGTCTGCTCGCCGCTCACGGCGGGCGCATCGACGCAGTGTTCTTCTGCCCCCACGGACCGGATCGCCGCTGCCGCTGCCGCAAGCCCTCGCCCGGTCTGTTCGAGGAAATCGGTCGGCGATACGGCGCCGATCTCGGCGGTGTCCCGGCGGTGGGCGATTCGCTGCGCGACATCGAGGCCGCGCTTGCGGTCGGCGCACAGCCGATGCTGGTGCGTACCGGTAAGGGCGGGCGCACGATCGAGTCCGGCAAGCTGCCGGCGGACGTAGCGATCTTCGACGACCTCGCACAGGTCGCGGAAACCCTGGTCAGCACGGGAGCGGAGGCATGA
- a CDS encoding lysophospholipid acyltransferase family protein, which translates to MSATVGRWRSWLWLALAAPTTIIFSLLGMALYAAPFQVRYAVITRWTRLAIWWLRVTCGIGFAVEGRENLPVEGAAVILAKHQSAWETMAFQLIFPPQVWVLKQELLRIPFFGWGLRMLEPIAIDRAAGRKAVVQLIRQGTERLQRGIWVVVFPEGTRVAPGERGKYLSGGAALAVSAKAPVVPVAHNAGLYWPREGGKHPGTIRVVIGPQIATEGRTPDEVNAEAEAWIENCMPHLLGEAPKHTEAA; encoded by the coding sequence ATGAGCGCGACGGTCGGGCGCTGGCGTTCCTGGCTGTGGCTCGCCCTGGCGGCGCCGACCACGATCATTTTCTCGCTGCTGGGCATGGCGCTGTATGCCGCGCCGTTCCAGGTGCGCTATGCGGTAATCACGCGCTGGACGCGTCTGGCGATCTGGTGGCTGCGCGTTACCTGCGGCATCGGTTTCGCCGTCGAGGGCCGCGAAAACCTGCCCGTAGAGGGTGCGGCCGTGATCCTGGCCAAGCATCAGTCTGCCTGGGAGACCATGGCCTTCCAGCTGATCTTTCCGCCCCAGGTCTGGGTGCTCAAGCAGGAATTGCTGCGCATACCGTTCTTCGGCTGGGGGCTGCGCATGCTCGAACCCATCGCCATCGACCGAGCGGCCGGGCGCAAGGCGGTGGTACAGCTGATCCGTCAGGGCACGGAGCGTCTGCAGCGCGGGATCTGGGTGGTGGTGTTCCCCGAGGGTACGCGTGTCGCTCCCGGTGAGCGCGGCAAATATCTCTCCGGCGGGGCGGCACTGGCGGTCAGTGCCAAGGCGCCGGTGGTTCCGGTGGCACACAATGCCGGTCTCTACTGGCCGCGCGAGGGCGGCAAGCATCCAGGTACTATCCGCGTGGTGATCGGCCCGCAGATCGCCACCGAGGGCCGCACGCCGGACGAGGTCAACGCCGAGGCCGAGGCCTGGATCGAGAACTGCATGCCGCACCTGCTCGGTGAGGCACCCAAGCATACGGAGGCCGCATGA
- a CDS encoding MBL fold metallo-hydrolase — protein sequence MSSRLLPLGEFPDRRVYWLRGSTPAAYFIADRQARGILVNAPPFEPDLLTELQAESPLRYIFLPSQRGAAHAESWRKASGAEVLAFGVEAAAMPFKVDIELDNKSRLTRTIDFLPMSGVTEGTCAMRLKNKPGAVFFGPALSPGADGWPTLVLWPDDHSMENRLFGALGVQDLAFDYAFTDTFDPTTTRFGPGAGAAVKAAIERALED from the coding sequence ATGAGCAGCCGGTTGCTACCGCTGGGCGAGTTTCCCGACCGCCGCGTTTACTGGCTTCGCGGCAGCACGCCCGCGGCGTACTTCATTGCCGACCGTCAGGCGCGAGGCATCCTGGTCAATGCGCCGCCGTTCGAGCCGGATCTGTTGACCGAGCTGCAGGCGGAAAGCCCTCTGCGCTACATCTTCCTGCCCAGTCAGCGCGGCGCCGCGCATGCTGAAAGCTGGCGCAAGGCCAGCGGCGCGGAAGTGCTGGCCTTCGGCGTCGAGGCAGCGGCGATGCCGTTCAAGGTCGACATCGAACTCGACAACAAAAGTAGGCTCACGCGCACCATCGACTTCCTGCCGATGTCCGGGGTGACCGAAGGCACCTGCGCCATGCGTCTGAAGAACAAGCCGGGGGCGGTCTTCTTCGGTCCCGCGCTCAGTCCTGGTGCGGACGGCTGGCCGACGCTAGTGCTGTGGCCGGACGATCATTCGATGGAAAACCGTCTGTTCGGGGCGCTAGGGGTTCAGGACTTGGCGTTCGATTACGCCTTCACCGACACCTTCGATCCGACGACGACGCGCTTCGGGCCGGGCGCAGGCGCGGCCGTGAAGGCGGCTATCGAACGCGCGCTCGAAGACTGA